The Bacteroidales bacterium genome window below encodes:
- a CDS encoding addiction module toxin RelE, which translates to MSYKVIPLENFKREAKRLIKKYPSLKNEIYQLDEQLSVNPLIGQPLGSNCFKIRLAIKSKGKGKSGGARVISCVLVKELDVYLLSIYDKSEKESISDMDMKKLVKDIPAKL; encoded by the coding sequence ATGAGCTATAAAGTAATTCCGCTTGAGAACTTCAAACGTGAAGCAAAGCGACTTATTAAAAAGTATCCGTCTTTAAAAAACGAGATTTATCAGCTTGATGAGCAGCTTTCTGTTAACCCTTTAATCGGACAACCTTTAGGTAGTAATTGTTTTAAAATACGTTTGGCTATTAAAAGCAAAGGTAAAGGCAAAAGCGGTGGGGCAAGGGTTATAAGCTGCGTTTTGGTTAAAGAACTTGATGTTTATCTTTTATCTATTTATGATAAATCTGAAAAGGAGTCTATTTCCGATATGGATATGAAAAAACTTGTTAAAGATATTCCGGCAAAATTATAA
- a CDS encoding helix-turn-helix transcriptional regulator, translating into MHKIDLLTIFAMDFIKYIFIMHVGKNIKKIRESRKLLQKEVAIAAGLHPANYNKTEKGEREPSIDALDKIAKLFNMTVDEIIHFEGKVPKDVTLEDKTTTEQIKLVQQLDEDDKKALFRIINTMVTKSKFKDFFQQQLQH; encoded by the coding sequence TTGCATAAAATTGACTTATTGACTATATTTGCAATGGATTTCATTAAATATATTTTTATAATGCACGTAGGCAAAAACATAAAAAAAATAAGAGAGAGCAGAAAACTTTTACAAAAAGAGGTTGCTATTGCTGCTGGCTTGCATCCTGCCAACTATAATAAAACGGAAAAAGGAGAACGTGAGCCGTCTATTGATGCTCTCGATAAAATAGCGAAGCTTTTTAATATGACTGTTGACGAAATTATTCACTTTGAAGGCAAAGTCCCAAAAGATGTTACTCTCGAAGATAAAACAACTACGGAACAAATAAAGCTTGTTCAACAGCTTGATGAAGATGATAAAAAAGCTTTGTTTCGCATTATTAATACTATGGTTACTAAAAGTAAATTTAAGGACTTTTTTCAACAACAATTACAACATTAA